The genomic interval GGTAACGCTTAATGTACTTCTGGGAGGTtaagttttcccttttttaaaaacatatatacacaagAGTTAAGGTGCTTCTGGAGAGCAttcctttgctgttgttcagttgctaagtctcatctgactgtgactccatgaactgcagcacacagggcttccctgtccttcactatctcccagagtttgctcaaattaacgTCCACTGAGTTGAAGTATTTATTATTAGTTCGCTAATGAATGATAGAATTTAGCTTGCTGTATTTTGCCTATTACAGAACAATATATCTCCAAATCAGGGGGTGGAATGATGACCTGACTGCCCAGAGGTGAACCTATCCCAACATCTAAGTGGAAGGTCCGGTCAAGTCAAGAGGGACTGAGCTCTGGCTGCTGAAGTGTCTCTGACAAGATTACACACATCAAAACCCGATGTGGCAACAGCTATTCAACACCAAAGGAAAGAACTGatctaaaaacacacacaaaaagattgAGCACATTAGTTTCCTTCAGGCAAGCAAATTAGCCTATTATGAGTTACCTAGCTGTATTGGGAGCCCTTGTTTTTCTCAGGAGAGAGCAATTATACCAAGAAAACTGTGTTATTATCAAATGCTCAGATGCCGGTTGCTAATTTAAACATCAGATTCCCCGCAGTCTCTCTGTAATATCTAGATGGAAATTGCCTCGCTTGTTTTTGCATTGATAACTCAACTGTTTCCTGACATCTATAATCATGAGGGCATTGAAAAGAGGGTACAAGAAATCTATCCACAATCCATTATGTGATTATTTCTTAATAACACAATACCTTTTGTAGCACTTAATTTGTAGAGGAGGTTATCTTCAAGTTCTTTCATCTTCCGCTTATTAAAAGTCACATCCTCCAAAAGTTTAACCCTCTCAGACTCTAACTCctgttattaaaaaacaaacaaacaaaaaatatcatCAGAAGTGTAATTATCAGTaattatggctgctgctgctgctgctgctgctgagtcgcttcagtcgtgtccgactctgtgcgaccccatagacggcagcccaccaggctcccctatccctgggattctccaggcaagaacactggagtgggttgccatttccttctccaatgcatgaaagtgaaaagtgaaagtgtagtcactcagtcgcgtccaactcttagcgaccccgtggactgcagcccaccaggctcctccgtccatgggattttccaggcaagagtactggaatgggttgccattgccttctccgtcaaatGACACTGTTGTTAGTCAAATTTGTATTTTGGTTTCTCtcgaccattaaaaaaaaattatgcccaCTAGCATTAAGTTTCCATAGCACGTACACTGGCACGCATGGGATAACTCTGCTAAAATAATTCTACCCAGGCTTTTTCCACCTCTACATTTATTTAAATCAGAGTGTCCCATTCTCTTGGCCCTGTTCCCACATACCGCCCTCAGTGAGAAATACTAACTTTATTTGCAGTCAGAAGGGGCAGAAAGAAAGAGGCATTAAAACCAAGAAATGAATAGAATACTCAAGTGACTGGAGCTTCTGAGTTGGGACCTGACTACAGGAACACCAGGTACTTGACCTGACATAGTCAGTTGCCAGTATAAATCCACTTTCCATTGTTTTACATCTCCttctatcagaatggctaaattAGATGTTTGGAGggtatatttttttcctacataaGTGACGCTTTCTTAAAattatactttgaaaaaaatttttcaaactttcagaaaacttGCAAGACTGGTACCATGAACTCTCATATACCCTTCACCTAGATTCATCAAATAACATTTTGCTTTGCCATTATTTCTCCTCTATAATAGTTATCACTGCTAAACTGTGTGCATGTGTCATCATCCTTtacctttaaaaactgaaacataTCTCCTAGGAAACAGGACACTCTCTTATACAACCACAGTGCAATTTGCAAGTTCAGAAAATGTAACATGACTATAATACTCATGCTAAATATAGAGTAAATTAAATTGTCTCAAAAGCATTCTTCACAGCATTCTATTTCGATCTTACATGCAATCACACTGTACTTAGAACtgcatttaaaatgtgtttttaaactaCTTATTTGagaaagtttctcaaaaaacttcCAGAAATTCTTCCTAAATCAATTTGTCAATGAAAACCCATAGCATGGCAGTTATCTGTACATTTATGATCGCTGGCATCACAAACTTATGTGTAGGCTATATCCCTCTAACTAGATTCTGAGCATCTACAGGGCGTGAACGTGTCCccctaaattcattttttttaaagatttatttgttcatttttggttgccctgggtttttgttgctgtgcatgggccttctctagttgcggaaagCAGGGGTTACTCTTTGTCGCATGTACGGGCTTCTCATTCCGGCAGCTTCTCTTGCTGTAGAGCGTGGGCTCTACGGCATGCAAGCTTCAGCTGCTccagagtgctggctcagtagttgtgctgcacaggcttttgtggtacatgggcttagttgtcacttggcatgtgggaatcttcccagatcagtgattgaacccatgccctctgcacgggcaggtggattcttaaccaccagaccacaaGGGATACTCCCTCCTAcccatccattttttaaaatgcagcaaagagtcagacacgactaagcaaccgAGTACAGCTGCTAGCAGAGACAGGCCTAATACCCCTGTCCCCTGACTCCCGTGCTAGTGCATGCTGCCATTGTACTAGTGGTTTGGGGGTGTTTCATGGGTTAGTGATAAGATCAtggctgtgtctgactttgtgaccccatggactgtagcctgccaggctcctcacccatgggatttttcaggcaagaatattggagtgggttgccattcccttctccgggggatcttgccaacccagggatcaaacccaggtctcccgtattgcaggcggattctttatcatctgagccacaagggaagcccaaggggaaTAACTAATGAATTGTCTGCATTAAAACAGTCACCCCCTGGGTGGCAGTATAGGAATATGTGGACAAGATGAAATCCTGTTAGCATCCTTTTCAGTGTGATATGGAAAAACAAGCATTGTGGTACAGCAGACACTTGTGAGTTTTACAGCATGACCTGTAGAGCTTATCTACGAGGCTTGGCAGGGTGGAAAGGCCATGTGCTCTTATGGGTTAAGACCTTATTCTCCCTGGTCTCCATTTGTTCATCTGTAAAGATGGGGTATAAGAGCAGGATTGTTAGGAAGGTTAAACATCACAGTCATGAGAGTTCATGGACCAGTCTTGCAACTTTTCTGCAAGtgtgaaaaaattttttcaaagtataaTTTTAAGAATGCATTAtttatgtaggaaaaaaaaatacaccctcCAAACATTGCAGACTATTTTCCCAGCAAGGTTGGTATGAATACCTTTGCAGCTCTCTTGAAGAGGAAGCTAAGGCCCAGAGGAGAGGGTATAGGGTGGTCTGGGGCTGAGGAGTGTACCCTAGACAGCGGTATGGCCTGCCTTAAGAAGTTAGTGAAGCTTGCACTGGGGATCTGAACCAATGAGGCAGCATCTCAGAACAGATCAACAGCACCAGGCAGGCCAAGAGGGAAGGACTGATTTTCAATAGTTGATACCTTGTGGCCTTAAGAGGTGACAGAGGCAGTGAACTGAGGGGCTTCTGCTCTCTGCCAGACTCTAGAATTGAGAGAGTTCCCTTTCTGGTTTGCATAAGCCCtgggctgttttttttttggaataagatcacacagctaatgagAGGGGAAGCTGGGACTGGGCCCCTTTCAACCCACTACTCTGGCTGTCTTTCAAGGGCTTGCCCCAAGTCAGCCATTTCTTATTAACCAGGTGGGATTTTACTTCTCATTTTACTGAGCTCTCTATTTTTCGGTGTCAGTATCCTTCCCTTTTTGAATCTTTCCTTTGTATCTGTTGCCATCTATTCACgtctcctcttttcctcctttcttctgccATTCTTTTTCTCACCCTCCCATTACTATTTCTAACCTGGCCTTCTCCTTGAACCCTTAATACTAAAATTAGTTGTGCTAAGTcaatttcagtcgtgtccaactctttgcaaccccatggaccagagcccatcaggctcctctgtccatgggattctccagacaagaatactggagtaggttgccatttccgcctccaggggatcttcccaacccagggatcaaacccacgtctcttatgtctcctgcattggcgggcaggttctttagtGCTAGCACCGCCTAGGAAGCCCTTAAAATTCGTTATATTTAAGCAAATATAAACTTTCTCAGATTTTATGAAAATAGattttatacaataaaaatatataaaattatattttatatataacatttaatgTTTTCTGAGCTTTATCTTAAAACTTAGTTTATCAGGCCCTTAAAATTTTCCAGCTTTAAGTTGTTCtttgttttatcagaactctcaaTTCTACTTCATTTCTCTGCTTCAGTATaagtttatttaattaaaataaaagtaaggcTCCCTACATCATTAGATTATTAGAGTGTggtagttcttgcctggagaatcccagggacgggggagcctggtgggctgccatctatgcggtcgcacagagtcggacacgactgaagcaacttagcagcaccaACAGCAGCAGTATCAATTATAGCCAAGTATATCAATTACTATTGCAGTGTAATAGTTAAAACTACTAATAATATTCATCCagagaaatttctttttcttcaagatcatcatttcattgaatttttcagGTGAAAACTCAAGATTATTCATCTATAGGGCTGTAGATATGAAAGTCAATATATCCAAAGCCTTAAAGTCAGAAGTagagagtggtgtgtgtgtgcacacatgctttCAGGGATCAGAAAAGAGGTGAGTTGCATGATTTCTCAACAGAACCTGAGActacaaaacaaatatttatgctAACAAAGGTAAATATGatgtttcatttttccctttccataTAGTCAACAGTTTCCTAATACATTAAAACATTATTGTAATTTATTATAAGTAGAAGTTCTTTACCTTGAGATGTTATTACCTGTTTCTCTGTTAGAATTACCCTCCTTAGTAACTGGTTCTCAAGTCCTTTCATGGTAACAGTAAAATCAATGACTGACGTTTTAGCATTGATCTCAGGGGTAAAGGCAGGGTTTGGTAACTTTGTCGTAATATAAAGTTTAAATGTATCCATGACATCACATTCCTTATCGCCAACTTTCACCTACATCAATTCAAATATTAAATTACACACAGCTTAAATGGCAGACAAGGAATCTGGGTTCAATTTAGGAGAGAATTTACCAAAGGCCAATGCAGTGAAACTTGAATGAATTACAAAAACCAGCTGTAAAACTTTAATCACTGAACTTACATGATAAATCATATTTTCTTACAATAATTTAAACTTGTGGTTTAAATTCTGTCTCTGCCTAAAGATGATTTTAGCCATGAtgccaagaaaattaaatgaaaaatttatccAAAACAAATGTTGAataaagcagtggtccccaacccttTTTGGTTCCAGGGGCTGGTTTCATGGAGGACAATttctgggggaggggggggtggtttgaatgactgaatgattgaagtgcattacatttattgtgcactttatttccattattatcaCACtggctccacctcagatcatcaggcattagatcccagaggttgggggccCCTGGAATAAAGGAAAACTCAGACATGTCTAACATTTGACTGCTTTTCTTCACCTGAGGAAAGTTCCTACTACAGAAATTTGTTGTGTTTATAAGAAGTGctatttctttttgcatttcgCAGTCATATCTGAAGCACATTTGACAAGAGAAAGGGTTAATGAaacttttggaggaaaaaaatgccaACATTTTTCCTCAGAAAGATAACACTTACCTTAAACATAACAATTTTCAGTGTATCAAAAACAACTGAGTTTGCTATCTAAAACTCAGTtggaaattctaaaattttaaatgacttaaatttttaattaatattaatctTGCATATGAGTGAAAACCACATCACTAAGGCACTCAGGCATCATGGCCTTCACATTGCAGGTAAGAATCTGGGTCTTTTTAAAGCCCTTTCAGGAATGGACGTACTAAAACCTCCTTTGGCATATTAAATATGGCATATGAAAGAATTCACATTATGAAGAACATTCCTCTAAATAAATCTATCTTTATTTAATGAGAAAATTGGCATTCTTATTCACTGATTTTCATGAAATTAAGTTATTCAGGGCAAAAAATTATCAATCAGAAATGCTGTCATtcagtaaaaacaagaaaactaaaagaatgaaaccaattaaaaaagaaacacttgtATTGAAACAATTCATGTTATCACCAGTCATCAGAAACCATATTCTGCTGCTTCCAGCAAAGTTCATGAGTTTGAACTGAAAGttaatagagaaataaaatcaatgtccctcagttcagttcagttcagtcactcagttgtgtctgactctttgagaccccatgaatcgcagcatgccaggcctcccagtccatcaccaacgcccggagtttactcaaactcatgtccaacgagtcggtgatgccatccagccatctcatcctctgtcgtctccttctcctcctgctcccaatccctcccagtatcagggtcttttccaatgagtcaactcttcgcatgaggtagccaaagtattggagtttcagctttagcatcagtccttccaatgaaaacccagcactgatctcctttaggatggaacagttggacctccttgcagtccaagggactctcgagtcttctccaacaccacagttcaaaagcatcaattcttcggtgctcagctttcttcacagtccaactctcacatccatacatgaccactggaaaaaccatagccttgactggacggacctttgttggcaaagcaatgtctctgctttttaatatggtatctaggttggtcataattttccttccaaggagtaagtgccttttaatttcatggctgcaatcacctgagcttgtaaagaacagaaatggtatggacctaacagaagcagaagatattaagaagagatggcaagaataaacagaagaactgtacaaaaaaagagcttcacgacccagataatcatgatggtatgatcactcacctagagccagacatcctggaatgtgaagtcaagtgggccttagaaagcatcactacaaacaaagctagagaaggtgatggaattccagttgagctatttcaaatcctgaaagatgatgctgtgaaagtgctgcactcaagatgccagcaaatttggaaaacagcagtggccacaggactggaaaaggtcagttttcatgccaatcccaaagaaaggcaatgccaaagaatgctcaaactaccacacaattgcactcatctcacatgctagtaaaataatgctcaaaattctccaagccaggcttcagcaatatgtgaaatgtgaacttccagatattcaagctggttttagaaaaggcagaggaaccagagatcaaattgccaacatctgctggatcatcgaaaaagcaagagagttccagaaaaacatctattactgctttattgactatgccaaagcctttgactgtgtggatcataataaactgtggaaaattctgaaagagatgggaatacctgacctgccccttgagaaacctatatgcaggtcaatgTCCTGAGACATCACTAAAAATGCCATTTTATTCAGTGAGGAAACAGGTTTTACTGCAGAGAAAAATACATGGATTGGAAACCACCTTTCTCAGAGCtgctaaaatatacatattttgtgTGTAACAATAATATATCATTATCACCAGATGCCTTTCCTTAACATCTTGTTTAGTTTCAGATAAATGGCTATTGTTAGCAAGATATTGTTCTCGCccctgtatatatatacatatatatattacatatatacatatattttaaggaAACACTGAATATGAGTTTGGAAATAATTCTTTCAGCTTCAAATACTACCACCTGAAGAAAActgtcttcgttgctgtgctcaAAAAAATAAGTAGATGTCACcattgctcttttcttttttcaaagcttACCTTGAAAGTGGTGCCCGACTTAATGAAATTCTTTTCTAATACATTATCCAGGGCTGGATCCAGCTCTTCACGGATGTCCTCAATAAGAAGGGGTCGGCCCAAGGAAAGACTGTCCTCCAGGTGTGTGCGGAAATATTTATGGTTCAGAGAGGTGACCTAAAAATAAAGAGCTCATTGCTGCAGAAATGTTACAAAGAATGTGCCTGTTTCTGAGTGGAAACCAGAGATATTTGGGCAAGGGACTAAGAATTCTAAGGACTGTCAAGGAAgctttaattataaatataaaagtaacaaacaaaacataattttcaaaactTGGGTGGGGGGTCACGACTTTGTGGAAGCCCTGGGTGTGTAATGGGGGTCTCTCTGATTGAAAGAGAAACAAGTGTCATTCCTTAGTGGAAGTCAGAGCTCTGCTCTGGCAGGTGGAAGAGAGGTAATCAAGGATTAACCCTTTAAACTTACATAGCTACAATCATTCAAAGAAAGCAAACTAACTTGCATTTTTATGATACTCACTTATCTTCTCAGGACACCTATGAGATgaataagtgattttttaaaaagcacagggaTGTCAGAAATGACATACTGAATCAACCTAAGGTTCAtctgtgttttctgtctctaACAGTGGCATAACATAAGAATATGGTACTTTGCATAAAATCAACCTAAAAGACTATACATTTTCAACAtattcttacattaaaaaaaattaggattcTGAATGTCTGGTGGGgttctccatttttatttatttatttatttttttgacaatTCACTGTACacattttatttacagttttgtACACTGTCTCAATATGAATGGGACTGCTTTTCTACTTGAGCCAATTTTTTAACCAAAGCAAAATAACCTAAGTAATACAAAGTGTTAAAATACAGCATAAAGATACAAAAACAGATATACTAATTCTAATTAGGAATGTAATTATGATGTTACATTTTTTATAATCCACAATTAAGTTTAGGAAATCACACAAACATAGATCACTGATTTGAATGAAATGCATAAATTTGTAGCAAAGCATTGtagttttaagttaaaaaaaattaccaaagaatgcacaaaattaatgtttattcCACCTTTGTGTCATATTCCTGGATCCTTCACCAATGttacatgagaaagaaaaactaaagcaaaacaaatgaaaaactgaaatcagaatCACTAATGTTATCAAGTAgggaaacaaataaattaaaatctagCAGCCATCAGCAAGAGTACAGCACAGATAATGCTgtaaaaagaatcaaagaaaattgCCAGAAAACTGTATGCATCATACTCTTTCAAACCAGCAAAATATGCTCCTGCATACAATGGAACGTAAACAAAATCATTCTCTTGTAAGGTACAGAAAtgcaagttcttttttttaatattgtagatGGGTCAAATGTGTCTGTAATGGTTATTTCTATTAAGCTATTACAGAGTGGGCCAGGAACACATTTATGGATTCTGGGGATGATGTGTACTGTAATTCTTTGATTGAGATAATGGACActctagccaaaaaaaaaaaagaaagaaaaaagaaaatatgaacacaGAAGTACAAGACAAAGGCGAATGAGACTTCTCTTATATCTTAGCAACATTTAGATGGAAATCAAATTTAAATGCAGTCCACTCTGCTTTTGAAGAGGCTTTGGTTCAGCTCCCAAATCTCGATTGCTTGACGCAGTCTCCTATGAGAATACTCAGAAGGTGTCTTCTTAAACAACAAACCTATTTTTAGTGGTGGAGCCGCTCTTAGTAGCTGTGTCTGCATGGGACTGATAACCAATCACTATCTTTGGAGGAAGTCCTAACCTTTCCTTGTATACCCTCCCTATATGTGTAACAGCTTCTCTGTTTTCACATTCAGTAGTCCATATTGCTCTTTTATCACCTTTAGCTCTAACATTAACAACAGCTCCACATACATCATCACTGTAGTCATCAAAAGATTCTCCAATAAGGCACAGCAGTGTCTCTAGCCAAAAACGATCGAGGTCACTTCGTCTCTGCTATTTGTTCAGTGTAATTAGCCATCGTCCTCCTCgtttgtttttctcatcttcCCACATAGGCTCAATACCATCCTTAAAAAGTGAGTAGTCACAGCCAGGCATTAAATTACTAGACAACTGGATATGGTTGTACAGAGCCCAAAAGTCTTCAACAGTATCAAACTTAGAGATCAATCGAAGGTTTGCTTGCCAAGTTttgcttttatcatttttaaaaaaccagagtGCCCATCTGTTCTGTAAAGGGTGTTTAATATAGTGTTCTGGGTTAGCAACCTCCTGATtggattctgttttctcttcttctgtaGGCGGGGGATTTGGAGTAGGGGTGGTTTCCGGTTCCACAGTCGCCATCTTAGCGGGTTCTCCATTTTTAGATCAATGTTTGTTATTAGTCAAAACACCCCAATTGGGCTAGTTGATCTTTGCATTAGCCAACTGACTTGGAACTCTTTACTTCTCCAGCGATCTCTCCCTCTACCTGTGAGGATTCCCAAAGGTTCAGTCCTCAGCTCTCCACCTTCTTATCCTCTATTCTCTGAATTCAACTATTGCCGTTATGCTACTGTGAGTGCTGATCTTAAGAAacaagagagggcttccctggtggtccagtggttaagacactgggCTTCCACACCAGGGGCACAGATTCTATCCAAGGACTAAGAACcaagaatttagaaagacaataatgacaaccctatatgcaagacagcaaaagagacacagatgtgaagagcagacttttggactacgtgggagaaggcgagggtgggatgatatgaaagagtagcattgaaacatgtatattaccatatgcaaaatagatggccagtgcaGGTTCAGCGCATGAAGCAGGGCATCAGAGCTGGTGCTCTGAAACAACCagatggatggggtggggaggaaggtgggagggggttcaggatggtgggacacacatacacctgtggctgattcatgtcaatgtatggcaaaaaccaccacaatactgaaaagcaattagcttccaattaaaataaaatttaaaaaaagatccctcatgccacaagcagccaaataaacagaagaaaaaaataaaaactaaaaaaaaattaaaaaggaagatcCATTGAGACATCaggtgactcagttcagttcagtcactcagtcgtgtccgactctttgtgaccccatgaatcgcagcacaccaggcctccctgtccatcaccaactcccagagttcactcaaactcacatccattgagtcggtgatgccatccagccatctcatcctctgttgtccccttttcctcctgcccccaatccctcccagcatcagagtcttttccagtgagtcaactcttcgcatgaggtggctgaagtactggagtttcagctttagcatcattccttccaaagaacacccaggatctcctccagaatggactggttggatctccttgcagtccaagggactctcaagggtcttctccaacatcaggagggtgaaatttaaaaatagtatctCTCACTTGCAATGAAAAAAGGTGTGGAATTGAAAAAGAAGTCTATCTTTGTCCTGTTTTAATCAAAACAGAACTAACTAAAAACAGAATATCTTGCACACGATGGAACTTTCCCCCTAGATGAATAGCTTTATTTATATACATGATGTGCTGTGCAAGACCTCACTATAAGTTGATAAGGTAAATGAATCCAAACAACGAGCTTTAACTAGCTTATTTAAATAAGATGAAATAAGGTCCCAAGAAGACTGAATGTAATTGTCCTGCTCTATTCCCCAAGAAGCAAACTCTGTTTTTGTGATGTCTTTCCcaagtgtgatggttaattttatctgTCAACTTGACCGGGCTAATGAATGCCCAGATAGCTGGCAAGCATTATTTCAAGGTGTGTTTGTGAGgttgtttctggaagagattagcatttgagtCGACAGTCTGAACAAAGATTATGGCCCTCGCCCACGTAGGTGGGCATTGTCCAATCCATTAAGGAcctgaacagaacagaaagctGGAGGAAGTGCCAATTTGTTCTCTGCATAGGTTAGGacatccatcttctcctgcccttggacaTCAGCTCCTGACTCTGAGGACTTCAGACTGGGCCTGGAACTGACCCCATGGCTCCTGTGGTTCTCAGGCCTTCGGGGTTTGGACTGGAACGACACCACCAGCTTTCCTGGGGCTCCAGCCTGTGGACAGCAGATCAGGGACTTCTAGCCTCCATAAGCCCATGAGCCACCCCTTCACAATAaatctctttctgtatatctgtaCCTGGATATCCTTTCAGTTCTATGTCTCTGAAAAACCCTGACTAATATaccaattaaagaaataattttcaaattgttGATTTATTAAATTACCTTTTAACCACCTTTAATATCTTCATAAACGTGAAGTAATATCTTGGAGTCATAGTTTCAGGTTGGATTCACTTGATTTTTCTTATGGAGGAATACTGTGTGGTGGCCACATGAGAGCCTGTATCACCCACACAGATACTCTGGAACTAGGTCTTTACTCAGTGAACTCTTCACAGGGGAATTAAGCACATACATTCTTTATTCAGAAGTCAGAGCTGTAGGTGCTGGAAATGGCTTTGAAGATGACCTTGGCAAGGTGAAATGCAGCCCTGGACATGccaaatatgttttgtttttcatttataaagtgtttcatttttcattttgccttCCTTACCGAGCACAGAAGTGACggttttgcttcattttcttttcatttatgtgtgtttgtgcacGTGCTTATCCACATATTCAGAAAAATACTATGCTGTCTGAGTAAAAAAGATGCAGTTCAATTTACATACATCCCAGAAGTTGGcggtttttaaaataaggaagtgTGTCTGATATATTTCTCTTACTTCCTCAGGAAGCTTCTTGGGATGAGGCTGCATCAggaaggacatgactgaagactaTCAAtgaattaaatggaaaaataaagccacaatcagaaaaaataagacGAAGATGAGCAGGGAAATCAACAGCCAGGGAGGCAAGAGGAGTGAGGAACGGAGCAAGGAACAAGTTACAGCTGAGCTGGACCCGGGGCCTGAGTTCAGGAGGAGGAAGACCCTGGTACATACCACTCATGTACTTCTGCATATACAGCTCCTCAGAAGCTACTTTCCATCAACCCCACTTTTCTCAACTCTTCCCCTCCACTTATACTCTCTGATCTTTGCCAGGatttttctgagttttctaaGTCAACATAGATTGGAGTCTTAATTAGGTGGGAGAATCTTGGGGGGTGCTCCAGAGCAATAGGCAATGTCCCCGTGCCTGCAAAGTCTTGATCTTAGAAGGAAAT from Budorcas taxicolor isolate Tak-1 chromosome 11, Takin1.1, whole genome shotgun sequence carries:
- the LOC128056769 gene encoding LOW QUALITY PROTEIN: eukaryotic translation initiation factor 4E-like (The sequence of the model RefSeq protein was modified relative to this genomic sequence to represent the inferred CDS: substituted 1 base at 1 genomic stop codon); the protein is MATVEPETTPTPNPPPTEEEKTESNQEVANPEHYIKHPLQNRWALWFFKNDKSKTWQANLRLISKFDTVEDFWALYNHIQLSSNLMPGCDYSLFKDGIEPMWEDEKNKRGGRWLITLNKXQRRSDLDRFWLETLLCLIGESFDDYSDDVCGAVVNVRAKGDKRAIWTTECENREAVTHIGRVYKERLGLPPKIVIGYQSHADTATKSGSTTKNRFVV